Proteins encoded in a region of the Populus nigra chromosome 3, ddPopNigr1.1, whole genome shotgun sequence genome:
- the LOC133689461 gene encoding uncharacterized protein LOC133689461 yields the protein MPFTTASSMLRHRISSALRTRGGASSGRWTSPGHEEQPKGYLFNRTPLPPGQPRKWEDWELPCYITSFLTIVILGVGLNAKPDLTIETWAHQKALERLETEKLGLSGSADSE from the coding sequence atGCCCTTCACGACGGCATCCTCCATGCTCCGCCACCGAATCTCCTCCGCCCTCAGAACCCGCGGCGGAGCATCATCTGGGAGATGGACATCTCCGGGACACGAGGAACAACCGAAAGGTTACCTATTCAATCGGACCCCACTACCACCTGGACAGCCTCGTAAATGGGAAGACTGGGAGTTGCCTTGCTACATCACTAGCTTCTTAACGATTGTGATCCTTGGTGTTGGTCTCAATGCTAAGCCTGATCTCACTATTGAAACTTGGGCTCATCAGAAAGCACTTGAACGACTCGAGACGGAGAAGTTGGGCCTCTCCGGTTCTGCTGATTCTGAGTGA
- the LOC133689757 gene encoding uncharacterized protein LOC133689757, with protein sequence MKETDMRRTPNTNQSKRSGKTERRDRKPNQASNIKGVESKALFLAKPDSSSAVLVSDSNTGSEPPEVYENLVIHYVDDANRSEEAPRESKVNPMIAKASKDEALDDHSDELDREANQGKEGEWDSETIKDSVSSQGDSVIAEDEKVENVSRFPKSVSNKNSSESGPRGSRVRSDRDNGKSRSKAINNTTKKPAKTNKGLSKVTSKSSFDKNSKDMTVPPKPSPESSEGADDKSAEDVREIDVLDEASNGTQSVASDNETADAEENGEHEDEAELIQKIENMEMRIGKLEAELREVAALEISLYSVVPEHGSSAHKVHTPARRLSRLYIHACKHWTQDKRATIARNTVSGLALISKSCGNDVPRLTFWLSNTIVLREIISQAFGSSRNSSPLARHAGSNGGSKKTEGKSTAVKWKSGSGSQQVNGFMQFADDWQETGTFTAALENVESWIFSRIVESVWWQALTPHMQSPAADLPSNKTSGRLLGPALGDQQQGSFSINLWKSAFKDALQRLCPVRAGGHECGCLPIIARMVMEQCVARLDVAMFNAILRESSHEIPTDPISDPIVDSKILPIPAGDLSFGSGAQLKNSVGDWSRWLTDMFGIDADDSLKEDQHDSEGGDRRYGETKSFLLLNDLSDLLMLPKDMLIDRSIRKEVCPSIGLPLVKRILCNFTPDEFWPDPVSGAVLEALNAESIVERRLLGDAARNFPYTAAPVVYTPPSSSDVAVAGTKSQLSRNASAVQRKGYTSDEELEELDSPLTTIIEKLPSSPTIMANGNGNGKHKELAGDLVANARYELLREVWSA encoded by the exons ATGAAAGAGACTGACATGAGAAGAACTCCCAATACTAATCAGTCGAAGCGCTCGGGAAAAACTGAAAGGAGAGACCGTAAACCGAATCAAGCATCGAATATAAAGGGAGTTGAATCTAAAGCTCTGTTTCTTGCTAAACCAGACTCCTCCAGTGCTGTTTTAGTAAGTGATTCGAACACGGGCTCAGAGCCCCCTGAAGTTTATGAAAACTTGGTTATACATTATGTGGATGATGCCAACAGGTCTGAGGAGGCTCCTCGAGAGTCAAAAGTCAATCCCATGATTGCCAAAGCCAGCAAGGATGAGGCTTTAGATGACCATTCTGATGAATTAGATAGGGAAGCTAATCAGGGGAAGGAAGGGGAGTGGGATTCTGAGACAATAAAAGATTCAGTTTCATCTCAAGGTGACTCAGTGATAGCTGAGGATGAGAAAGTAGAAAATGTTTCGAGATTCCCGAAATCAGTTTCCAATAAGAATTCATCAGAAAGTGGTCCTCGCGGATCAAGGGTGAGATCTGATCGTGACAACGGTAAATCTAGGTCTAAAGCAATAAATAACACTACCAAAAAacctgcaaaaacaaataaagggcTGTCAAAAGTTACTTCGAAAAGTTCTTTTGATAAAAATTCTAAAGACATGACAGTTCCTCCGAAACCTTCTCCAGAATCTTCTGAAGGAGCTGATGATAAGTCTGCGGAAGATGTAAGAGAAATAGATGTTTTAGATGAGGCCTCGAATGGTACTCAGAGTGTTGCAAGTGACAATGAAACAGCTGATGCTGAAGAAAATGGTGAACATGAGGATGAAGCAGAACTAATTCAAAAGATTGAAAACATGGAAATGAGAATTGGGAAACTTGAAGCAGAGCTAAGAGAAGTTGCTGCTCTTGAAATATCACTATATTCTGTAGTACCAGAACATGGGAGCTCAGCACATAAGGTGCACACACCTGCACGACGCCTTTCTAGACTCTACATTCATGCTTGCAAGCATTGGACCCAAGATAAGCGAGCTACGATCGCCAGAAACACTGTTTCAGGACTTGCATTGATTTCCAAGTCCTGTGGTAATGATGTTCCAAG GTTAACATTTTGGTTGTCCAACACAATTGTGCTGAGAGAGATCATTTCTCAGGCATTTGGAAGTTCACGGAACTCAAGTCCCCTTGCAAGGCATGCGGGGTCCAATGGGGGTAGCAAGAAAACTGAAGGAAAGTCTACAGCAGTGAAATGGAAGAGTGGTTCTGGTAGTCAACAAGTTAATGGTTTTATGCAGTTTGCTGACGATTGGCAGGAGACGGGAACCTTTACAGCTGCATTAGAAAATGTTGAATCGTGGATATTTTCCCGTATTGTCGAATCTGTATGGTGGCAG GCTTTGACTCCACATATGCAATCTCCTGCTGCGGATTTGCCCTCCAATAAAACCTCTGGAAGGTTGCTTGGACCAGCCTTGGGTGATCAGCAGCAAGGCAGCTTTTCTATCAACTTATGGAAGAGTGCTTTCAAGGATGCTCTCCAACGACTTTGTCCTGTTAGAGCAGGAGGTCATGAGTGCGGTTGCTTGCCCATCATTGCAAGAAtg GTGATGGAACAGTGTGTTGCCAGACTAGATGTGGCAATGTTCAATGCTATTCTACGTGAGTCTTCCCATGAGATTCCAACTGACCCTATTTCAGATCCTATCGTAGATTCCAAGATTCTGCCAATTCCTGCTGGAGACTTAAGCTTTGGTTCTGGGGCACAACTCAAAAATTCT GTTGGTGATTGGTCTAGGTGGCTTACTGATATGTTTGGCATAGATGCTGATGATTCCCTGAAAGAAGATCAGCACGACAGTGAGGGTGGTGACAGGCGATATGGTGAAACTAAATCCTTCCTTCTTCTTAATGACTTGAGTGATCTTCTGATGCTTCCAAAAGACATGCTTATAGACCGATCAATCCGGAAGGAG GTATGCCCATCAATTGGTCTTCCGTTAGTTAAGCGGATACTCTGCAACTTTACTCCTGATGAGTTCTGGCCAGATCCCGTCTCTGGAGCTGTATTAGAAGCATTGAACGCTGAG AGTATCGTGGAGCGGAGATTGTTAGGAGATGCTGCAAGAAATTTCCCTTATACAGCTGCTCCAGTTGTGTACACTCCACCTTCCTCATCTGATGTTGCAGTGGCCGGAACCAAGTCTCAGTTGTCAAGGAATGCATCTGCTGTACAAAGGAAAGGTTACACCAGTGACGAAGAGCTGGAGGAATTAGATTCTCCTCTTACCactataattgaaaaattgCCATCATCTCCAACTATCATGGCCaatggaaatggaaatggaaaGCACAAGGAACTTGCAGGGGATTTAGTAGCAAATGCAAGGTATGAACTCCTTCGTGAGGTCTGGTCTGCATGA